The window TACGTCCGCGGGCCTGCACCGCTCGTCGACGCGCCGCCGGTCGGTGAACCCGCCGAAGCGGCGCTGCATCCCTGGCCGAATCCGGGCCCGGCGCCGATCCGCTTCACGCTGGGCGAGGCCGCCGCGCAGCGCGGGCCGATCGAGCTCGCCATCTACGACCTGCGCGGCCGGCGGGTCGCCAGCCGCAGGCTCCCCGCGGGCGCGGGCGACCTGAGCACTCTGGAGTGGTCGGGCGACGACGAGGCCGGCCGGCCTCTGCCCAGCGGCATCTACTTCGCCCGCGCGCGGGCGGGCGGCGAGACTGCGACCTGCAAGTTCGTCCTGCTGCGCTGAGCCTACGTGCCAGGTGGCTAATACAGCGACTTGATAGCGCTCATGCTCGTCTCCTGCGTCGTCACCGTATCGCAGTTCACCGGGAGGGCGCCGATGAGTTCGCCACAGGAGTTGTTGGCTGGCGCGCAGGGCGAGTCACTCTGCAGGTAGTAGTTCCCGCTACCCGGAATGCCGCAAAACTGTGGGTCAGCTTCGATGTTGCCGTTCACGCCGAGTTGATCAGCGTAGCTATCGACCCATGCATCGCCCGCAGAGGAGTATATGTTGCAGCACTCGAAGCTGGGAACCGCGCTGGCCCAGCCATATGCCTTCATGCCCTCGGTGACGATGAAGAGGGAGTTGATTATCTGAGGATCGACTCCCCCGCTGAGAATGGCGCTGTCGTAGGGTGTCCCGAGCGCTACGAAGGTCGACTGGGACACCAGGAGTGTCTCGCTCGGACCCATGTGGATTTCCGAGATGGAGCTTATGTTTGACGCGGCGGTCACAACCAGACATCCGACCATATCCAGAGAACCTCCACCACCAATGCACGAAGCAAAATACCCGCCTCGGTTTTCCATGAATAGCGTGCCATCAGCGTGTACGGAGGCGCTGTTCAGCGCGTAGATTGCACCCGCGACACCGTAAGTCCAGTTCCCAACGAACTCGCTGTCGACGATATCGACAGCCGACCTGTTGGCGAATATCGCTCCGCCGGAGCCGCCGAGATTGTGGTCAGCGCAGTTGTCGAAGAACAGGCAGCCTTCGATCCCAAGGGTAGACAGGTAGCATGCGATGGCGCCTCCCTCGCCCCCCCCATCAAGGGCCCCCGTGCCCTGATTCGCGTGGAACTCGGAGGCCATGATCTCGAGGGTCGCACCTTCGGCATAGATCGCCCCGCCTTTGTCTCCCCCGAAGTCTTCCTCAAACTGGCAATTTCTGATCTCGATGCTGCAGTTCCTGGCATTGATTCCTCCGCCCCTCTGCGAGAGCTGCTCGAGCCAGCCCCCGTGCGCCAGAGTCAGGCCTCCAAGTCGGGCGACCTCGGTGCCATTCGCGCAGGTGATGATTGAACCTTCGTATCCGCCCTCGATGGTGACGCAAGATGGATCCCCGGCCTCGCTCAGCAACGTCACACCAGGACGCAGGACCAGACCCGATTCCAGGTACGTACCACATGCGACGAGCACGGAATCGCCTGCATAGGCGTGCAGGAGCGCATCGCCGACGCTGGAGTAATCGACGGGAACCAAGATGGCCGCGAAGCTGGGAGCCGAAAGGCCTGCCAGCGCCAAGGGCACCACTAACGCCCCCACGGCTCGCCTCACTCGCTTCCCTGGATGAAGTGCGTTGGCAAACATGCACGTCCTCCCTTGCCATGGTCCGCCGAAAGGATGACTGGCTAGGACGGTAGAGAGTAGGTCAACAGGTAGCCTAGTTCGTTGCCCTCCATGTCATACACCATCATGATCTTCTGCGAGTCGCCGGGAAAGCCGGACGGGACGTCCTGCGCGTTCCCGAGCGCAAGACCTGCCCCCGCCTTCACCCGGGCCTGACTGACGATGCTCCCGTCAATTGAGGCGTCCCCGGAGACCTCAAGAGGGCCAAGCAACCGGTGGGCACCCGACTCATCCAGGTTGCTACCACTCAAAGTATACTCCCCACTTCCCCCAGCAGAGATGCTCCAAGAGCCATCGTCTCCCTCCAGTTCGCAATTAAAGATCCTTACCTCCGCTGGAACCACCTCACCGCTTATCATCATCGGAGGGAACACCCCCTCTCCGGGCAGTTTGAGGCACAGCGCATACGACATGCTGCTATCGAACAGTCTGATCTTGAGTGCGGCGAGTATCACACGGAAGGACCACAGAAACAGACCAAAGTATCCGTCCCGCCACGCGGGGCTCGACTCAACACCATCGAGCTCAACGAGCACCGGAAAGACGAACGGACCCTTAAAGCCGAAGTCTGGGTGCAGCCCACTGTAGTACCAGCCTGAGCCCTGGTGGATGAACCGGCAGTTCCGGATGACCAGCTGGCCGCGTATGGGCGAGGGGTGGCCGACGTCTCCGTCGATCGGAGTCCACAGGCTGCCCGAAGCTGTATGCGGTGGGTCAAAGGAAGGCCCTTCCTGGGTGTCAACACACTCGTAGATTCCATAGTGCCAGACGTCTCCCACCTGCCACGCATCTCTCACCCAATCCCCCGGGAGGTATCGCCAGCCGCTCTGCCAGCGGCGCGGATTGCTGTAATCGAAGTGCCCGAAGAACCAGTAGTAAGGGACGTCGTCATCCAGGCGATTGGGGAGCTCCAGATTGCAGTCACGAACGATCAGGCTCGACATGTTGCAGACGCGGAAGAGGCCCTTCTGGTAGCCCTCCTGCGTGCAGTTGACCATCTCGCAGCCAACGAGAGGGTTCTGCCCCCCAAAGGCCAATGTCTCACCATCTCCCGATGGCTGACCTTGGTCGTCTGTCGGCAGTTGGATACCGCCCCCGAAGTCGAAAGCGTAGCTCTCCACACCCGGGCTTTCCGCACGGCAGTTGAGGTAGCGCGTGTAGCTTACCCTCGTGGAGAACCCCGCACCGCTCCCATTGATCGCCTGGCAATCGACAAAGTCGAAGTAGCGGCCTGCGCCATGGGGCCCGAAACCACTATTCACCGAGTCGAAGGCCCTGCAACACCGAGTGAGTGACCAGAACACGCCGCAGACACGCGAGAGCAGAACATCACCGTCATCGTTCTCGAGATCGGCCCACGTGACATCCGAGAAATGTCTTAGGCCGTGGGAATCGGAGTTCAACAGCTGTCCGTGCGATGTGGCCCCGGCAAAGTGCACGCCATAGACGCCGTCAGTGGATCCGCGCGGAAGGTTCACTGAACTCAGTATGACTCCATCTGCCACGGGTCCGAAGCAGTGCTCGAAGCGCACGTACGCCGAGTATTGATACTCCAGCCCATTTAGCCGTGTACCCTCAATCCGGGGCTGAACACAGTGGCAAAAGCGGATACAGTAGCTGACTCCGGGCTGTCCTCCGCCAGCCTGGCTGTCGTCAGTCCGAATCTCACCTCCGCGGATGACCGGGCCGATCCGCTTGAAGGAACGCAGTTGTATTCCGTCCGATGCCTTCATGCCTTGGATGAACGCGTCCGAGACCGTCACCGTGCCTCCATCCACTCTTTCGACGAGAAAGGCCTGTCCGTAGTGGGTGTTGCCATACTTGTACTGCCGATCGATCCAGTCGTAGTCAGTCGTAAAGAGAAGGTAGTCCCCCTGGCTGTATGGCGGGTCCTGTTCCAGCCACTCCCGGGTACCTGCTTCGACATCGGTGGGCCAAGTGATGGCGAATTGCTGCGGCGCTCGGAACCGGAACAAGCCCCCGACGGAGGCTGTGGCAGTGTGCTCGATCACCGCCCCGGAGAGGTCGAGCGTGAGTGTCTCCTGCACGAGTACTTCGCCCAGGATACGATATGTTCTGCCAGGCCTAAACCGAACGGTGCTGCCTGGGCCTATCCCAGTAGCCGCGTCGACTGCAGCCTGGATGGCGGTACGATCATCCGTGACACCATCGCCCTTGGCGCCAAAGCTTTCGACACTCACCACAAAGGGCGTCTGACGGGCCTGAATCGGCACATCATAAAGATTCAGAGCCGGCGTCAGCGCCGTCACGTAGCGCAAGTCGACGATGGGCTCGGGGGTGTAGAAGCTGTAGTTGCCTTGTGCGTCGGATGTCAGTGGCTGTTGAACTGGTACGGCACCAAGTTCGTCTGAGAAGGTCGCAACGTAGGTCTGCGTCCCGGGGAGGTAGGCGTGAACGTGGGCCTGGGCCAGGACGTTGTAGTTAGCATCGCGTGAGACTCCAGTGTGATACCGCAACATCCGGCCACCCCCGATGTCCAAGTTGATAAACTTGAGCATCTCACAGGGGGGGGGATAGGTCAACGACAAACAGACAATGTCACGCGAATGCTCCACAATGAGCGTCTGGCTTTCCTAGAACAACGAGAAGCTCACGAACTTCTTCGGGTTGGCCTTGATCTCGGCGATCAGGCTGTCCAGGCGCGACACCGTGTGCACGATCGAGTCGTGCAGCGCCGGCGACGTGAGCGCCATCCCCAGCGTCCCCTCGCCCGCCTCGAGCCCCTCGCTGATGCGCGTGAGGCTGCGGGTGAGGCGCCCGAGGTCCACGGCCAGGCTGTCGGCGCGCTGGGCCGCCTTGCCCATCTGCTCGACGGTCTGGCTGACGGGCTCGGCGTTCTCGTCCAGGAAGCGCTCCAGATCCCCCGTGAGCCGATCCACGCGCTTCAGCACGGCGCCCGTCTGGTGACGGCTCTCGCCCGTCCACGCGCGCAGCTCGCGCACGCCGCCCTCGAGGTCGGTGGCCAGGGCGTCGAGCCGCCCTCCCGCGCTGATGCTGTCCAGCCGCGCCGCCAGCGCGCTGAGGCTGGTCACCAGCCGCGCGCCCTCGCCCATGAGCTGCGCGATGTCCGTGCCGCTCGAGCCCCTGAGCGTGGCGCCGGGCTGGATCGCCTCGGTGGAACGCCCCGGCTCGATGCGCACGGCCGTCGGGTTGAAGAGATCGGTGACGAGCATCACCTGGGCGTCGGTGCCCACGAAGGTGCCTTCGTCGATCTCCAGGCCCACGCGCACGCGGTCCTGCAGCAGCTCCACGCTCGACACCTTGCCGCGCGTCACGCCGAGGATGTCCACCGGCGCGCCGGCCTTGATTCCCGCCACCTGGCCGAACTCCACCGTCAGCGGGTAGGTGTCGGTCTTGAACTTGAACTCCTTGAGGAAGAGCAGCCAGGTGGTCATGGCCACGATCGCCAGGATCACCAGCAGACCCACTCGCAGTTCCACGTTGCCTCTCACGCTGTCCTCCTCTAGCGGACCTTGATCGGCCCCTGGCTGCGGCCTTCCACGAACTGGCGGACGTAGGGGTCGTCGGTCGCGCGCAGGGCCTCCGACGTGCCCGTGAAGATGATGCGCCCCTCGTAGAGCATGCTGATGCGGTCGGCGATCTTCGTGGCGCTCACCATGTCGTGGGTCACGACCACCGACGTGATGTCCAGCTTGCGCTGCAGCTCCAGGATCAGGTCGTTGATCACGTCGGCCATGATCGGATCGAGGCCGGTGGTGGGCTCGTCGTAGATCATCACCTCGGGATCCATGGCGATGGCGCGGGCCAGGCCCACGCGCTTCTTCATCCCGCCCGACAGCTCGGCCGGCTTCTTCGCCTCGATCCCCTCGAGCCCCACCATCGCCAGGCGCTCGGCGACGACCTTCTCGATCTCAAGATCGGGCAGTCGGCCGTGCTCCTTGAGGCCGAGTCCCACGTTTTCCCCCACGGTCAGCGAGTCGAAGAGCGCCGCGCCCTGGAAGAGATAGCCGAAGCGTTTGCGCAGCTCGAAGAGCGCCTTGCCGCGCAGGCCCGTGACCTCCTCGCCGTCGAAGGTGATGCTCCCGGCGTCCGGCCTGATCAGGCCCAGCAGGTGCTTCACCAGCACGCTCTTGCCGCTGCCGCTGCGGCCGATGATGACCAGCGTCTCGCCGCGCTCGATGTCCAGGTCGACGCCGCGCAGCACGGGCACGCCGCCAAAGGTCTTCTCGAGGCCGCGCACCTGGATCACTTGCCGCCTCCGAAGATCATCTGGAAGAGTACCGCGGCGAGGAAGTAGTCCAGCACCAGGATCATCAGGCAGTTGGCCACGACGGCCTTCATCGTGGCGCGGCCCACGCCCTCGGCGCCGCCGCCGGCGCGCAGTCCGTAGAAGCTGCCGCTCGACGCGATGATCATGCCGAAGAACAGCGCCTTCACGAGGCCCGCCACCAGGTCCTTCATGTAGAAGTTGAGTTTGACGCCCTCCATGAAGAGGTGGTGCGTCATGCCGTCCACCGTGAGCAGCGCCACCACGTAGGCGCCGCCCAGGGCGAGGACGTCCGCCAGCGCCGTGATCACCGGCAGCATGATCGTGGCCGCCCAGAAGCGCGGCAGCACGAGGAAGCGGACGGGGTCGATGGCCATGGCCTCGAGGGCGTCCACCTGCTCGGTCACCTTCATGGTGCCCAGCTCGGCGGCGATGGAGGCCGAGACGCGCCCGCCCACCACCAGCGCCGTCAGCACCGGCCCCAGCTCGATGATCACCGACCGGTGCACCGTGCTGCCCAGCAGGATGAGCGGCACCCAGGCCTGGAACTGGTAGCTGGCCTGCACGGCCGTCACCGCGCCCGTGAACACCGACACCACGAAGACCAGCGGCATGGACCGGTTGCCGATCTCCAGCATCTGGTCCATGGTCAGCCGCCAGGTGGAGAAGAGCTTCGGCGTGGCGCGGAAGACGCGCCAGGACAGGATGGCGCCGCCGCCGATCTCCTCCAGGAGCCCGAGGACGTTCCGGCCCAGGGCCTGCGTGGCTGATAGAAGGGTGTTCACGGCAACCGTTGTACGACGCGTCCGCGTGAGGGTCAACACAAAGGCCGGCGGCGGCCGATCACTCGTCGTGGAACCAGAGCCGCGGCGTGGCCAGTTCCAGGCTGTTTCCCGCCGGATCGCGGAAGTAGAGGCTGAAACCGCCGCCTGGCCAGTCCACCTCCCGCTCGATCGCCACGCGCTGCTCGGCCAGCCAGTCGCGCCAGGCGGGGATCGCGTCGGCCGCCATGGCGAAGGTCACGTGCGCCGGCCCGTGGGCGCCGTGGGCCGGCGCGCGGCCGTCCAGCGCCGTCTCCGCCGGGTTGAAGATCAGCAGCA of the Candidatus Latescibacterota bacterium genome contains:
- a CDS encoding MCE family protein; amino-acid sequence: MRGNVELRVGLLVILAIVAMTTWLLFLKEFKFKTDTYPLTVEFGQVAGIKAGAPVDILGVTRGKVSSVELLQDRVRVGLEIDEGTFVGTDAQVMLVTDLFNPTAVRIEPGRSTEAIQPGATLRGSSGTDIAQLMGEGARLVTSLSALAARLDSISAGGRLDALATDLEGGVRELRAWTGESRHQTGAVLKRVDRLTGDLERFLDENAEPVSQTVEQMGKAAQRADSLAVDLGRLTRSLTRISEGLEAGEGTLGMALTSPALHDSIVHTVSRLDSLIAEIKANPKKFVSFSLF
- a CDS encoding ABC transporter ATP-binding protein is translated as MIQVRGLEKTFGGVPVLRGVDLDIERGETLVIIGRSGSGKSVLVKHLLGLIRPDAGSITFDGEEVTGLRGKALFELRKRFGYLFQGAALFDSLTVGENVGLGLKEHGRLPDLEIEKVVAERLAMVGLEGIEAKKPAELSGGMKKRVGLARAIAMDPEVMIYDEPTTGLDPIMADVINDLILELQRKLDITSVVVTHDMVSATKIADRISMLYEGRIIFTGTSEALRATDDPYVRQFVEGRSQGPIKVR
- a CDS encoding ABC transporter permease, which encodes MSWRVFRATPKLFSTWRLTMDQMLEIGNRSMPLVFVVSVFTGAVTAVQASYQFQAWVPLILLGSTVHRSVIIELGPVLTALVVGGRVSASIAAELGTMKVTEQVDALEAMAIDPVRFLVLPRFWAATIMLPVITALADVLALGGAYVVALLTVDGMTHHLFMEGVKLNFYMKDLVAGLVKALFFGMIIASSGSFYGLRAGGGAEGVGRATMKAVVANCLMILVLDYFLAAVLFQMIFGGGK
- a CDS encoding VOC family protein — translated: MRADRILETCIYVDDLDVAEDFYARVLGLERITRDPTRHVFFRCGRGMLLIFNPAETALDGRAPAHGAHGPAHVTFAMAADAIPAWRDWLAEQRVAIEREVDWPGGGFSLYFRDPAGNSLELATPRLWFHDE